One genomic segment of Chelonia mydas isolate rCheMyd1 chromosome 1, rCheMyd1.pri.v2, whole genome shotgun sequence includes these proteins:
- the CARD10 gene encoding caspase recruitment domain-containing protein 10 isoform X2, producing the protein MTGSEDAPGQADSPTEEEEVLWEKIESVRHQLTRSLNPAKLTPYLRQCRVIDEQDEEEVLNSCRFPYKSNRTGHLMDILRCRGKRGYEAFLESLEFYYPEHFTRLTGREPVQRCSMILDEEGPEGLTQFLMLEVKKVRAQRKELLVREHQLKVKNQALEEEQTRLGQRLQELLKVQERSQRLREEWDSNSMELLRLKDENYMLAMRYAQLCEEKNLAVLRSRDLQLVVDQLKCKVSSLEEECRLLKKHKSTGPQREAEERGQPDTVFELQAENQRLTASLQELQSMLQAASEAQAPGSQRILLDILEHDWKEAQDERQELCQKLHSLQSELQWAEELRDKYLQEVEDLQLKHRTLQKDCDLYKHRMNTVVSQLEEIEKERDQAIQSRDRVQLQYSQSLVEKDQYRKRVRALEEERDELRSKLSQVEGVESTLEAQLQQCQGNRDVGIKVCTSSYSLCSNLSSTWSLSDNPSPLGNGVMDTLGVPAITFPGDLTHHSTEVAPESEKDINRLSTFPFPPCAGSILRRQREDRSMPFKSLSCGSFGSMEDITGSVTTTVSSAGLSSFSSSACTRVKSEICLSTISDQKELIRSLVVQLSSMDHLSNPVPQHRGLGGDISILGGNRTGIYVKWVKPGSEAESTGLREGCRLLELRGTLPNGQVLSLENCTREVAYLSLLHWDDPAGLIFLPDMQGYQPLKEALEEGKKVTGDSFYVRTNLILLEQSDPYALCVKCREILHVTDTMHKGRLEWYCARVDPLTLQDLDKGTVPNYSRAHQLLKVQEKGQIPGRQRGCRRNLKKRTLGQLRLVKSKPHGEPPQQLLLDCCPDPDRSPKPYSLVRPLVVQAPRPVVLSPDCIAPRLIRNLLDLPTSRLDFHVCPAKTLANDEPAATPSQENCMAPGSLQDQRESRRIRTIRECISKNKHCLLELGLQRVRDLIKSEIYPIIIHVEVTEKNVRGLRSLLRKPGQRDSDVIKLCRSAEQALHALPYSWACVDAQSWCHAEELVKVVRRCVFQEQNRVVWVEDGEL; encoded by the exons ATGACAG gctctGAGGATGCACCAGGACAGGCTGACAGCcccacagaggaggaggaggtgttgTGGGAGAAGATTGAGAGTGTGCGGCACCAGCTGACCCGGTCCTTGAACCCAGCAAAGCTGACGCCCTACCTGCGCCAGTGCCGTGTGATAGACGAGCAGGATGAGGAGGAGGTGCTGAACTCATGCAGGTTCCCATACAAGAGCAATCGCACAG GACACCTGATGGACATCCTTCGATGTCGAGGAAAGCGAGGCTACGAAGCCTTCCTAGAATCTCTGGAGTTTTATTACCCAGAGCACTTTACCCGGCTGACAGGGAGGGAGCCAGTGCAGCGCTGCTCTATGATCCTGG ATGAGGAGGGCCCCGAAGGTCTGACCCAGTTCCTTATGTTGGAGGTGAAGAAGGTGAGGGCACAAAGGAAGGAGCTCTTGGTGAGAGAGCACCAGTTAAAGGTGAAGAACCAGGCCCTGGAGGAGGAACAGACCCGGCTGGGGCAGCGGCTGCAGGAGCTGCTGAAGGTGCAGGAGCGATCCCAGAGGCTGCGGGAGGAGTGGGACTCCAACAGCATGGAGCTGCTGCGGCTGAAGGATGAGAACTACATGCTGGCCATGCGCTATGCACAGCTGTGTGAGGAGAAGAACCTGGCCGTGCTACGGAGCCGGGACCTGCAGCTGGTG GTGGACCAGCTGAAATGTAAAGTTAGCAGCCTGGAGGAGGAGTGCAGGCTGCTGAAGAAACACAAGTCCACTGGGCCCCAGCGAGAGGCAGAGGAACGGGGTCAGCCTGACACGGTGTTTGAGCTGCAGGCCGAGAACCAGAGGCTGACGGCATCGCTTCAGGAGCTGCAGAGCATGCTGCAG GCAGCGAGCGAGGCCCAGGCGCCAGGCTCCCAGCGGATCCTCCTGGACATTTTGGAGCACGACTGGAAGGAAGCTCAGGATGAACGGCAAGAGCTGTGCCAGAAGCTCCACTCCCTGCAGAGCGAGCTGCAGTGGGCTGAGGAACTAAGGGATAAg TACCTACAGGAAGTGGAGGACCTGCAGCTGAAGCACCGGACTCTGCAGAAAGATTGTGATCTGTACAAACACCGGATGAACACGGTGGTATCTCAGCTGGAGGAGATCGAGAAGGAGAGGGATCAG GCTATCCAGAGCCGAGATAGGGTGCAGCTGCAGTACTCCCAGAGCCTGGTCGAGAAGGACCAGTACCGCAAACGGGTCCGGGccctggaggaggagagagatgagCTTCGGAGCAAATTGAGCCAGGTGGAGGGTGTGGAGAGCACTCTggaggcacagctgcagcaatgCCAAGGCAACCGGGATGTGGGCATCAAG GTGTGCACCTCCTCCTACTCTCTCTGCTCCAACTTAAGCAGCACCTGGAGCCTGAGCGATAACCCCTCCCCCCTGGGGAATGGAGTCATGGACACACTGGGTGTCCCCGCCATCACCTTTCCAGGGGACCTCACACACCACAGCACG GAGGTGGCTCCAGAGAGCGAGAAGGACATTAACCgcctttccaccttccccttcccGCCCTGTGCCGGCTCCATCCTCCGACGGCAACGGGAAGATAGATCCATGCCCTTCAAAAG CCTGTCCTGCGGGTCTTTTGGCAGCATGGAGGACATCACAG gGAGTGTCACCACTACTGTTTCATCAGCCGgtctctcctccttttccagcaGTGCATGCACCAGGGTGAAGTCAGAGATCTGcttgtccaccatctctgaccaGAAGGAGCTCATCAG ATCCCTGGTGGTGCAGCTGTCTAGCATGGATCACCTGAGCAACCCAGTgccccagcacagggggctgggaggggacatCTCCATCCTGGGGGGGAACAGAACAGGGATTTATGTCAAGTGGGTGAAGCCAGGTTCAGAGGCTGAGAGTACAGGACTGCGCGAGGGCTGCCGGCTCCTAGAG CTGAGGGGGACTTTGCCAAATGGGCAGGTGCTGTCCCTGGAGAACTGCACACGGGAAGTAGCTTACCTAAGCCTGCTGCACTGGGATGACCCAGCTGGTCTCATCTTCTTGCCCGACATGCAAG GGTACCAGCCTCTCAAGGAGGCCTTAGAAGAAGGGAAGAAAGTGACTGGAGACTCCTTTTATGTGCGCACCAATCTGATCCTCCTGGAGCAGTCAGACCCCTATGCCCTGTGCGTCAAGTGTCGGGAGATCCTGCACGTCACCGACACCATGCACAAGGGGCGGCTGGAGTGGTACTGTGCTCGCGTCGACCCCCTGACGCTGCAGGACCTGGACAAGGGAACAGTGCCCAATTACAGCAG ggctcACCAGCTTTTGAAGGTACAGGAGAAAGGCCAGATCCCAGGccggcagaggggctgcaggagaaAT CTGAAGAAACGGACCCTGGGCCAGCTGCGGCTGGTGAAATCCAAACCGCACGGGGAGCctcctcagcagctgctgctggactgCTGCCCAG ACCCAGACAGGAGCCCAAAACCCTACAGCCTTGTGCGCCCCCTGGTGGTGCAGGCCCCTCGTCCAGTGGTACTCTCCCCTGACTGCATAGCACCCAGGCTCATCAGGAACCTGCTGGACCTGCCTACCTCGCGCCTGGACTTTCACGTGTGCCCAGCCA AGACCCTGGCTAATGACGAGCCAGCTGCTACCCCTTCCCAGGAGAACTGCATGGCTCCAGGTTCCCTCCAGGACcagagggagagcaggaggatCCGCACCATCCGGGAGTGCATCAGCAAG AATAAACActgcctgctggagctgggcctCCAGAGGGTGAGGGATCTAATTAAAAGTGAAATATACCCCATCATTATCCACGTGGAGGTCACCGAGAAGAACGTCAGGGGACTCAG GAGCTTACTGCGGAAGCCAGGCCAGCGTGACTCTGATGTGATAAAGCTTTGCCGGAGCGCCGAGCAGGCTCTCCACGCCCTGCCCTACTCGTGGGCCTGTGTGGATGCCCAGTCCTGGTGCCACGCTGAGGAGCTGGTGAAAGTGGTGCGGCGCTGCGTCTTCCAGGAGCAGAACAGGGTCGTGTGGGTTGAGGATGGCGAGCTGTGA
- the CARD10 gene encoding caspase recruitment domain-containing protein 10 isoform X1 codes for MTGSEDAPGQADSPTEEEEVLWEKIESVRHQLTRSLNPAKLTPYLRQCRVIDEQDEEEVLNSCRFPYKSNRTGHLMDILRCRGKRGYEAFLESLEFYYPEHFTRLTGREPVQRCSMILDEEGPEGLTQFLMLEVKKVRAQRKELLVREHQLKVKNQALEEEQTRLGQRLQELLKVQERSQRLREEWDSNSMELLRLKDENYMLAMRYAQLCEEKNLAVLRSRDLQLVVDQLKCKVSSLEEECRLLKKHKSTGPQREAEERGQPDTVFELQAENQRLTASLQELQSMLQAASEAQAPGSQRILLDILEHDWKEAQDERQELCQKLHSLQSELQWAEELRDKYLQEVEDLQLKHRTLQKDCDLYKHRMNTVVSQLEEIEKERDQAIQSRDRVQLQYSQSLVEKDQYRKRVRALEEERDELRSKLSQVEGVESTLEAQLQQCQGNRDVGIKVCTSSYSLCSNLSSTWSLSDNPSPLGNGVMDTLGVPAITFPGDLTHHSTEVAPESEKDINRLSTFPFPPCAGSILRRQREDRSMPFKSLSCGSFGSMEDITGSVTTTVSSAGLSSFSSSACTRVKSEICLSTISDQKELIRSLVVQLSSMDHLSNPVPQHRGLGGDISILGGNRTGIYVKWVKPGSEAESTGLREGCRLLELRGTLPNGQVLSLENCTREVAYLSLLHWDDPAGLIFLPDMQGYQPLKEALEEGKKVTGDSFYVRTNLILLEQSDPYALCVKCREILHVTDTMHKGRLEWYCARVDPLTLQDLDKGTVPNYSRAHQLLKVQEKGQIPGRQRGCRRNLKKRTLGQLRLVKSKPHGEPPQQLLLDCCPDPDRSPKPYSLVRPLVVQAPRPVVLSPDCIAPRLIRNLLDLPTSRLDFHVCPASKQEQSETLANDEPAATPSQENCMAPGSLQDQRESRRIRTIRECISKNKHCLLELGLQRVRDLIKSEIYPIIIHVEVTEKNVRGLRSLLRKPGQRDSDVIKLCRSAEQALHALPYSWACVDAQSWCHAEELVKVVRRCVFQEQNRVVWVEDGEL; via the exons ATGACAG gctctGAGGATGCACCAGGACAGGCTGACAGCcccacagaggaggaggaggtgttgTGGGAGAAGATTGAGAGTGTGCGGCACCAGCTGACCCGGTCCTTGAACCCAGCAAAGCTGACGCCCTACCTGCGCCAGTGCCGTGTGATAGACGAGCAGGATGAGGAGGAGGTGCTGAACTCATGCAGGTTCCCATACAAGAGCAATCGCACAG GACACCTGATGGACATCCTTCGATGTCGAGGAAAGCGAGGCTACGAAGCCTTCCTAGAATCTCTGGAGTTTTATTACCCAGAGCACTTTACCCGGCTGACAGGGAGGGAGCCAGTGCAGCGCTGCTCTATGATCCTGG ATGAGGAGGGCCCCGAAGGTCTGACCCAGTTCCTTATGTTGGAGGTGAAGAAGGTGAGGGCACAAAGGAAGGAGCTCTTGGTGAGAGAGCACCAGTTAAAGGTGAAGAACCAGGCCCTGGAGGAGGAACAGACCCGGCTGGGGCAGCGGCTGCAGGAGCTGCTGAAGGTGCAGGAGCGATCCCAGAGGCTGCGGGAGGAGTGGGACTCCAACAGCATGGAGCTGCTGCGGCTGAAGGATGAGAACTACATGCTGGCCATGCGCTATGCACAGCTGTGTGAGGAGAAGAACCTGGCCGTGCTACGGAGCCGGGACCTGCAGCTGGTG GTGGACCAGCTGAAATGTAAAGTTAGCAGCCTGGAGGAGGAGTGCAGGCTGCTGAAGAAACACAAGTCCACTGGGCCCCAGCGAGAGGCAGAGGAACGGGGTCAGCCTGACACGGTGTTTGAGCTGCAGGCCGAGAACCAGAGGCTGACGGCATCGCTTCAGGAGCTGCAGAGCATGCTGCAG GCAGCGAGCGAGGCCCAGGCGCCAGGCTCCCAGCGGATCCTCCTGGACATTTTGGAGCACGACTGGAAGGAAGCTCAGGATGAACGGCAAGAGCTGTGCCAGAAGCTCCACTCCCTGCAGAGCGAGCTGCAGTGGGCTGAGGAACTAAGGGATAAg TACCTACAGGAAGTGGAGGACCTGCAGCTGAAGCACCGGACTCTGCAGAAAGATTGTGATCTGTACAAACACCGGATGAACACGGTGGTATCTCAGCTGGAGGAGATCGAGAAGGAGAGGGATCAG GCTATCCAGAGCCGAGATAGGGTGCAGCTGCAGTACTCCCAGAGCCTGGTCGAGAAGGACCAGTACCGCAAACGGGTCCGGGccctggaggaggagagagatgagCTTCGGAGCAAATTGAGCCAGGTGGAGGGTGTGGAGAGCACTCTggaggcacagctgcagcaatgCCAAGGCAACCGGGATGTGGGCATCAAG GTGTGCACCTCCTCCTACTCTCTCTGCTCCAACTTAAGCAGCACCTGGAGCCTGAGCGATAACCCCTCCCCCCTGGGGAATGGAGTCATGGACACACTGGGTGTCCCCGCCATCACCTTTCCAGGGGACCTCACACACCACAGCACG GAGGTGGCTCCAGAGAGCGAGAAGGACATTAACCgcctttccaccttccccttcccGCCCTGTGCCGGCTCCATCCTCCGACGGCAACGGGAAGATAGATCCATGCCCTTCAAAAG CCTGTCCTGCGGGTCTTTTGGCAGCATGGAGGACATCACAG gGAGTGTCACCACTACTGTTTCATCAGCCGgtctctcctccttttccagcaGTGCATGCACCAGGGTGAAGTCAGAGATCTGcttgtccaccatctctgaccaGAAGGAGCTCATCAG ATCCCTGGTGGTGCAGCTGTCTAGCATGGATCACCTGAGCAACCCAGTgccccagcacagggggctgggaggggacatCTCCATCCTGGGGGGGAACAGAACAGGGATTTATGTCAAGTGGGTGAAGCCAGGTTCAGAGGCTGAGAGTACAGGACTGCGCGAGGGCTGCCGGCTCCTAGAG CTGAGGGGGACTTTGCCAAATGGGCAGGTGCTGTCCCTGGAGAACTGCACACGGGAAGTAGCTTACCTAAGCCTGCTGCACTGGGATGACCCAGCTGGTCTCATCTTCTTGCCCGACATGCAAG GGTACCAGCCTCTCAAGGAGGCCTTAGAAGAAGGGAAGAAAGTGACTGGAGACTCCTTTTATGTGCGCACCAATCTGATCCTCCTGGAGCAGTCAGACCCCTATGCCCTGTGCGTCAAGTGTCGGGAGATCCTGCACGTCACCGACACCATGCACAAGGGGCGGCTGGAGTGGTACTGTGCTCGCGTCGACCCCCTGACGCTGCAGGACCTGGACAAGGGAACAGTGCCCAATTACAGCAG ggctcACCAGCTTTTGAAGGTACAGGAGAAAGGCCAGATCCCAGGccggcagaggggctgcaggagaaAT CTGAAGAAACGGACCCTGGGCCAGCTGCGGCTGGTGAAATCCAAACCGCACGGGGAGCctcctcagcagctgctgctggactgCTGCCCAG ACCCAGACAGGAGCCCAAAACCCTACAGCCTTGTGCGCCCCCTGGTGGTGCAGGCCCCTCGTCCAGTGGTACTCTCCCCTGACTGCATAGCACCCAGGCTCATCAGGAACCTGCTGGACCTGCCTACCTCGCGCCTGGACTTTCACGTGTGCCCAGCCAGTAAGCAGGAGCAATCAG AGACCCTGGCTAATGACGAGCCAGCTGCTACCCCTTCCCAGGAGAACTGCATGGCTCCAGGTTCCCTCCAGGACcagagggagagcaggaggatCCGCACCATCCGGGAGTGCATCAGCAAG AATAAACActgcctgctggagctgggcctCCAGAGGGTGAGGGATCTAATTAAAAGTGAAATATACCCCATCATTATCCACGTGGAGGTCACCGAGAAGAACGTCAGGGGACTCAG GAGCTTACTGCGGAAGCCAGGCCAGCGTGACTCTGATGTGATAAAGCTTTGCCGGAGCGCCGAGCAGGCTCTCCACGCCCTGCCCTACTCGTGGGCCTGTGTGGATGCCCAGTCCTGGTGCCACGCTGAGGAGCTGGTGAAAGTGGTGCGGCGCTGCGTCTTCCAGGAGCAGAACAGGGTCGTGTGGGTTGAGGATGGCGAGCTGTGA